gagaatcaatttaaaaagttcattgacatgatgaagagtctctcgatcaatgtgccattagttgaagctttggaacaaatgcccggttatgcaaagcttatgaaggatttggtgacaaagaagcggtcgatgaattttgaaactatcaaagtcactcatcaagtgagtgcaattgtgcatttaATGGCTCTTAAATTAGAAGATcctggtgctttcacaatcccttgtaccattggaagtgccgagtttgctaaagctctttgtgatcttggggcaagtatcaatttgataccctattcggttttcaagaatttgggaattgggcaaccaagtcCTATATCAATGAGATTACAAATAGTCGATCGCaccatgaagagaccattggaaGTTATTGAatatgtattggttcgtgttgataaatttattcttcTGGCGGATTTtatcattcttgattgtgaattGGACTacgaggtgccgattattcttggaagacctttccttccTACacggaaggctcttgttgatgtggaagccggagaactcactttccgggtgggtgatgaaaaggtggtgttccacgtgtgctAATCTAtgtggcaaccaaatagcaatgaagtgtgttcttttgtggacttggtgactgatgtgattgttgatgatacaagtgccacgatcaatgtgggtgatatgttggaggccgtcttgcttaACTTTGATAATaatgagatggatggcttcatggaatgtgtgaattctttgcaaggaatggggtcatacaactatgcaccccgaaaactatccctggatcttgaaaataggaaaactcctcctacaaagccttcaattaaaGAGCCGCCGACCTTGGAGTTGAAGTCATTGCTTCCACATTTTCGGTATAAAtgtcttggcccttgttctactttaccggttattctttcctcttgtttgactaacatgcaggttgactctacattggcggtactacataagaggaagaaggctattggatggacattggcggatattcggggaataagccccgtaTTTTTCATGCACAAGATCAACCTGGAGGAAgacgccaaaccatctattgaaaatcaaaggagactcaatgacgCTATTCAAGAAGTGATCAAAAAATAGATTataagtggttggatgccggggttgtctaccccatttccaaTAGTTCGTGGACTTTTCTGGtgtaatgtgtcccaaagaagggcggcatgatggtggtcaccaatgataagaatgagttgattcccacaagaacggtgaccgggtggagagtgtgtatgtactatcacaagctcaacaaagtcacaaggaaagattattttccacttcccttccttgaccaaatgttTGATAGGTTGGCGGGCCATGCTTTCTATTACTTTCTAGATGTATATTCgtgctacaaccaaatccttattgctccggaggataAAGAGAAGACAacatttacatgtccctatggtacgtTTTCTTTCAGGCGGATGCCATTTGAGTTATGTaatgcaccgatgacttttcaaaggtatatgatggcgatcttcacggacatgatagaggactaccttgaagttttcatggatgacttctcggtggttggggattcctttgatgatttcttggcaaatttggataaagtattggcaagatgtgaagaaacgaatttggtgctaaattgggagaagtgtcatttcatggtcgaggaaggcattgtccttggccacaagatctcaaagaatggcattgaattcgacaaggcaaagattgaggtgatttcaaaaattccacctccaacttcggtgaaaggcgtgcggagtttcttaggccacgcatggttttaccggcgtttcatcaaggatttctcgaaagtggtgaacccgttgtgcaagctttta
This sequence is a window from Nicotiana tomentosiformis chromosome 5, ASM39032v3, whole genome shotgun sequence. Protein-coding genes within it:
- the LOC138892895 gene encoding uncharacterized protein, which encodes MNFETIKVTHQVSAIVHLMALKLEDPGAFTIPCTIGSAEFAKALCDLGASINLIPYSVFKNLGIGQPSPISMRLQIVDRTMKRPLEVIEYVLVRVDKFILLADFIILDCELDYEVPIILGRPFLPTRKALVDVEAGELTFRVGDEKVVFHVC